In Ischnura elegans chromosome 6, ioIscEleg1.1, whole genome shotgun sequence, one genomic interval encodes:
- the LOC124161250 gene encoding microsomal glutathione S-transferase 3-like, with protein MATITIPADYGWVILTAVGSSFVITWKAMRVGAARKKYNIPYPIMYSNDNNVFNCLQRAHQNTLENYPQFLYMLFLGGLELPRFCAVGGTIWCLGRITYALGYSTGDPKKRMNGAFGYIGTFMLLGATIKLAANLLGWI; from the exons ATGGCTACCATAACCATACCCGCAGACTACGGATGGGTGATCTTGACCGCAGTCGGCTCGTCTTTCGTCATTACTTGGAAAGCTATGAGG GTTGGGGCTGCACGAAAGAAGTACAATATACCGTATCCTATCATGTACAGCAATGacaataatgttttcaattgtcTTCAGCGTGCCCACCAAAACAC ATTGGAGAATTACCCACAATTTCTCTACATGCTGTTTCTTGGGGGTCTTGAGTTACCACGCTTCTGTGCTGTTGGTGGGACCATCTGGTGTTTAGGAAGAATTACTTATGCTCTGGGATATTCGACTGGGG ATCCTAAGAAGAGGATGAATGGTGCATTTGGATACATAGGGACATTCATGTTGCTTGGTGCAACTATTAAACTTGCAGCTAATCTTCTGGGTTGGATCTAA
- the LOC124161249 gene encoding dnaJ homolog subfamily C member 3, whose amino-acid sequence MAMVIHSFLLNFRRIEKWFFIVLVQLMITESWGTSQDDVNKHLEMGRDLLSRGQLQDALSHYHAAVEGDPNNHLTYFKRGTVYLALGKSKVALSDVDKVLELKPDFIPARLQRANILLKQGDLDESQKEYERVLLHDPENEEAYNGHARIYPIKEDIARAKELLRYHDYHNAIAVLGRVIEVCAWDPTLRELRADVYTSLEEMSLAIADVRAATRLRSDNTAGLHRLAKLLYQLGDAESSLKEVRECLKLDPDHKECFTLYKQVKKLAKYLLEMEEAKSSKSYKECSESAKKVLKLENKVEPIVFEAQSHLCKCLHEDGQITASLEACGAALALRQTPDVYCDRAEAYIAGEMYDDAIHDYHRALEIDSNFPRAKEGIQRAQKLQKQSERRDYYKILDVKRSATKKEIIKAYRKAAQKWHPDNFQGDEKKIAEKRFIDIAAAKEVLTDPEKRQRFDNGEDPLDPESGNQYGGANGFNPFQHFHQFHQGGSPFQFKFHFN is encoded by the exons ATGGCAATGGTTATTCATTCTTTTCTACTTAACTTTAGGCGAATTGAGAAATGGTTCTTTATAGTTTTGGTTCAGTTGATGATAACAG AATCTTGGGGCACTTCTCAGGATGATGTCAACAAGCACCTCGAAATGGGAAGAGATTTACTTTCTCGGGGACAGTTACAAGATGCCCTTTCTCATTATCATGCGGCTGTGG AGGGCGACCCGAATAACcatttaacttattttaaaagAGGCACAGTATATTTAGCTTTAGGAAAATCAAAAGTTGCTCTTTCAGATGTGGATAAAGTGCTTGAGCTGAAACCTGATTTTATTCCT GCTAGGTTGCAGAGAGCCAATATTCTGCTAAAGCAGGGTGATTTAGACGAGTCTCAAAAGGAGTATGAAAGAGTG TTATTACATGACCCTGAGAATGAGGAAGCCTACAATGGTCATGCCAGAATATATCCTATCAAGGAGGACATAGCACGTGCTAAGGAATTGCTTCGGTACCATGATTACCACAATGCCATCGCAGTTCTCGGTCGAGTTATTGAG GTGTGTGCTTGGGACCCTACTTTGAGGGAACTCCGTGCAGATGTCTACACCAGTTTAGAAGAGATGTCTCTTGCCATTGCTGATGTGAGGGCTGCCACTCGTTTGCGATCAGATAATACAGCTGGTTTGCACCGTCTTGCCAAGCTGCTCTACCAGTTGGGTGATGCTGAGTCATCCCTAAA GGAAGTTCGTGAGTGCCTCAAGTTGGATCCTGATCACAAGGAATGCTTTACTCTGTACAAACAAGTGAAGAAATTAGCTAAATATTTGCTGGAAATGGAGGAGGCTAAATCCAGTAAATCATATAAAGAGTGCAGTGAGAGTGCAAAAAAG GTCCTGAAGCTGGAGAACAAAGTGGAACCTATAGTTTTTGAAGCTCAGTCACACTTGTGTAAATGTTTACATGAAGATGGGCAAATCACTGCCAGCCTTGAGGCTTGTGGAGCTGCTTTAGCTTTGAGGCAAACTCCAGATGTTTATTGTGATCGTGCTGAGGCATACATTGCTGGAGAAATGTATGATGATG CCATCCACGACTACCATCGTGCCCTTGAAATTGACTCAAATTTCCCAAGGGCCAAAGAGGGCATTCAGAGAGCTCAGAAGCTTCAGAAACAATCTGAGAGAAGGGATTATTACAAAATTCTTGACGTCAAAAGGAGTGCAaccaagaaagaaatcatcaaagCATACAG GAAAGCTGCTCAAAAGTGGCATCCTGATAATTTTCAAGGTGACGAAAAGAAAATTGCAGAGAAGAGGTTCATAGACATAGCTGCAGCCAAAGAAGTCTTAACAGATCCTGAGAAGAGGCAGAGATTTGATAATGGTGAAGATCCTTTGGATCCCGAGTCTGGAAACCAATACGGTGGTGCTAATGGCTTCAATCCATTCCAGCACTTCCATCAGTTCCATCAAGGAGGCAGCCCattccaatttaagtttcatttcAATTAG